One genomic window of Candidatus Nitrosopumilus sediminis includes the following:
- the msrB gene encoding peptide-methionine (R)-S-oxide reductase MsrB, translated as MTEKIEKSQEEWKKQLTPNQYEICINHGTEPPFSGKYNDSKLEGIFKCVCCGEELFSSDAKFDSGSGWPSFWKPISEEKIEYISDSTYGMVRTEVNCNKCGAHLGHVFDDGPKPTNQRYCINSISLQHENDENVE; from the coding sequence ATGACAGAAAAAATTGAGAAAAGTCAAGAAGAATGGAAAAAACAGCTAACCCCAAATCAATATGAAATTTGCATTAATCATGGAACAGAACCGCCTTTTTCTGGAAAATACAATGATTCGAAATTAGAAGGAATTTTCAAATGTGTTTGCTGTGGTGAAGAACTTTTTTCATCAGATGCAAAATTTGATTCAGGTTCAGGATGGCCAAGTTTTTGGAAACCAATTTCTGAAGAAAAAATAGAATACATTTCAGATTCAACATATGGGATGGTTCGTACAGAGGTTAATTGTAACAAATGTGGAGCGCATTTAGGCCATGTATTTGATGACGGTCCAAAGCCTACAAATCAAAGATATTGTATCAATTCTATTTCATTACAACATGAAAATGACGAAAATGTTGAATAG
- a CDS encoding FAD-dependent thymidylate synthase, whose product MSEFSIKERKILSDHFSNTEGNVFAIITPRQVDRGALMSRYSRTDKSMRRIFLDEFLKNKNRGEEFYNRVLLEYGDDSVAELGEAQIAIEGLSNIAVKKIEDRRIGLSYLEKSSRYVAWNKKEKGKYRFYRDPEIMKSRFADMYEDSCNFSFEIYSKNIESMVNYVREKYPIEKYSFKDSTDGKEKIFSKLKNESDIKSANMIYRGSTKAKALDILRGLLPASTLTNVGITGNGRAFEYLLTVLGSSELKEEQDLASKIKKELDTTIKSFVRRADDKYGKAFQKYLKDIKNKSKSITKKEIKSNPKKGMITKLVDYEPEKKSIDKIITSIMYEQSPSTSYQNILQQVKKMSNEKKIKIIDEFTKIRTNRRHRPSRAFENIYYTFDLCNNYGMFRDFHRHRALTLQRQLLTTDHGYNMPNEIKILGIEKDFKDCMNKTKEAFDKIRTKYPEQGQYVVNFGYNYPYFMKFNLREACHLIELRTVPQGHVDYRRVAQQMFKQINKVHPNLSKIMKYVDMKEYDLERFESEKRTEEKRKKLKK is encoded by the coding sequence TTGTCAGAATTCTCAATTAAAGAAAGAAAAATTCTATCAGATCACTTTTCAAATACGGAAGGTAATGTGTTTGCAATAATCACTCCAAGACAAGTTGATCGTGGTGCATTAATGTCAAGATACAGTCGAACGGACAAAAGCATGAGACGAATATTTCTTGATGAATTTTTAAAAAACAAAAATAGAGGAGAGGAATTTTACAATAGAGTACTTTTAGAATATGGTGATGATTCTGTTGCAGAATTAGGCGAAGCGCAAATAGCAATTGAGGGATTGTCAAACATCGCAGTAAAAAAAATCGAAGATAGACGAATAGGATTATCATATTTGGAAAAATCATCTAGATATGTCGCATGGAATAAAAAAGAAAAAGGAAAATACAGATTTTACAGAGATCCAGAAATTATGAAATCACGTTTTGCAGATATGTATGAAGATAGCTGTAATTTTTCATTTGAGATATATTCAAAAAATATTGAATCAATGGTAAACTATGTCAGAGAAAAATATCCCATAGAAAAATACAGTTTTAAAGATTCAACAGATGGGAAAGAAAAAATATTTTCTAAATTGAAAAATGAGTCAGATATAAAATCTGCAAACATGATTTACCGAGGATCAACCAAAGCTAAAGCGTTAGATATTCTAAGAGGATTATTGCCTGCATCAACTTTGACAAATGTTGGCATCACGGGGAATGGGAGAGCATTCGAATATCTTTTGACGGTGTTAGGCTCATCTGAACTAAAAGAAGAGCAAGATTTAGCCTCAAAAATTAAGAAAGAGCTTGATACGACCATCAAATCATTTGTTAGACGGGCAGACGACAAATATGGTAAAGCATTTCAAAAATACCTTAAAGATATTAAAAATAAATCAAAATCAATTACGAAAAAAGAAATAAAATCAAATCCAAAAAAAGGAATGATTACAAAGCTTGTGGACTATGAACCAGAAAAAAAATCCATCGACAAAATAATCACCAGTATAATGTATGAACAATCACCTAGCACATCGTATCAAAATATTTTGCAACAAGTCAAAAAAATGTCTAACGAAAAGAAAATTAAAATTATTGATGAATTTACAAAAATTCGAACAAACAGACGTCATAGACCATCAAGGGCTTTTGAAAACATCTACTATACATTTGATTTATGTAATAACTATGGAATGTTCAGAGATTTCCACAGACATAGAGCATTGACTCTACAGAGACAGTTACTTACAACAGATCATGGATATAACATGCCCAATGAAATCAAAATCTTAGGAATTGAAAAAGATTTCAAAGATTGTATGAACAAAACAAAAGAAGCATTTGATAAAATTAGGACAAAGTATCCAGAGCAGGGGCAGTATGTAGTAAACTTTGGATATAATTACCCATATTTTATGAAATTTAATCTTAGAGAAGCATGTCATCTAATAGAACTAAGGACAGTTCCACAAGGACATGTAGACTATAGAAGAGTTGCGCAACAGATGTTCAAACAAATAAACAAAGTTCATCCAAATCTAAGTAAAATTATGAAATATGTAGATATGAAAGAATATGATTTGGAAAGATTTGAATCTGAAAAAAGAACCGAAGAAAAGAGAAAAAAATTAAAGAAATAG
- a CDS encoding CdvA-like protein encodes MTNDDIEIIGKNVKDMYGTFMGKVVGTITDIDGSIQSVGIDCGSQGLQQIQYEQLVVQGEVVIFIPKWRLDSQRLIREKQLTLRRLKALIDIVSENDDMKADAEIIHEKYKSKLVSLDETEHEIKAILEARLTELNEQMKSAKMLSFDAKVQFKSNEISDATFETVKSCTTEVIEHVTHETAEIANVKSRIADLELEVQEITAPPTPDIQESAVSYLETSEQEQQIVQTILPEVPVESTTIPSEPIEAPSTPIPEPPTESEAKFAFPEPPQQVTADTSKDDNDNDWLARMEAQ; translated from the coding sequence ATGACAAACGACGATATCGAAATTATCGGTAAAAATGTCAAAGACATGTACGGAACATTCATGGGTAAAGTCGTAGGAACAATAACTGATATTGACGGAAGTATTCAATCCGTTGGCATTGACTGCGGTTCACAAGGATTACAGCAAATCCAATATGAACAATTAGTAGTTCAAGGCGAAGTTGTTATTTTCATTCCAAAATGGAGACTCGACTCACAAAGACTCATTCGTGAAAAACAATTAACTCTACGTCGATTGAAAGCATTGATTGACATTGTTTCAGAAAATGATGACATGAAAGCAGATGCAGAAATCATTCATGAAAAATACAAGTCAAAACTTGTATCATTAGATGAAACAGAACATGAAATCAAAGCAATACTTGAGGCAAGATTGACTGAGTTAAATGAACAAATGAAGTCAGCTAAAATGTTATCGTTTGATGCAAAAGTACAATTCAAGAGCAACGAAATCTCTGATGCAACATTTGAGACAGTGAAATCATGCACAACTGAGGTAATTGAGCATGTAACTCACGAAACAGCAGAAATCGCAAATGTAAAGAGTAGAATTGCAGATCTTGAATTGGAAGTGCAAGAGATAACAGCCCCTCCAACACCAGACATCCAAGAATCAGCCGTTTCATATCTGGAGACATCTGAACAAGAACAACAAATTGTTCAGACTATACTTCCAGAAGTACCAGTCGAATCAACAACAATACCTTCAGAACCAATTGAGGCACCTAGTACCCCTATACCAGAACCTCCAACTGAATCTGAGGCAAAATTTGCATTTCCAGAACCACCCCAACAGGTGACAGCAGATACTTCAAAAGACGACAATGATAACGATTGGCTTGCTAGAATGGAAGCACAATAA
- the acs gene encoding acetate--CoA ligase, protein MSETYRIGLGNNNNSLREKANSDFVSFWDEQAKHLSWFSPWDKTLDWSPPFAKWFVGGTINASYNALDIHQSEKSTKSAILWEGENGESRNVTYGEMFTLVQKFANVLKSLGVQKDDRVTIYLPMVPELIVSMLACARIGAIHTVIFSGFSATSIKDRVSDSKSKIIITADGGYRRGKIVKLKDVIDDAIKDIDFVEHVVVLERTKNKITMNPKDNLWNDLMNNISELCSAEALPSDHPLYILYTSGTTGKPKGVLHGTGGYLTHLHSTFKWAFDIKDSDVFFCTADIGWVTGHSYVAYAPFLHGATQVMYEGAPDFPDASRMWDILQKYKVTIFYTTPTALRMFMKFGDEIPNSFDLSNLRLLGSVGEPINPEVWKWYFKTIGKEKCPIIDTWWQTETGGMLISPLPGLESIPLKPGSGTLPIPGVDISVVDEIGKDVPVNTKGYLVIKNPWPGMLLTLWNDDEKYKTVYWSKYENCYYPGDYARKDEDGYLWLLGRADDVLKVAGHRIGTAELESCIVSHPSVAESAVCGIPDEVKGEVIIAFVVLKQGVEQNSKILEKEIIDKIRNNIGSIATPKQIYFVSKLPKTRSGKIMRRLLKAIGNNEKIGDVSTLEDGAAVTEVQQVFDELKTSIKNNLE, encoded by the coding sequence ATGTCTGAGACATATAGAATTGGACTTGGAAATAATAATAACAGTTTAAGGGAAAAGGCAAATTCTGATTTTGTATCTTTTTGGGATGAACAAGCAAAACATTTGTCATGGTTTTCTCCTTGGGACAAAACCCTTGATTGGAGCCCTCCCTTTGCCAAATGGTTCGTTGGAGGCACAATTAATGCCTCATATAATGCCCTAGATATACATCAGAGTGAAAAATCTACAAAATCTGCTATCTTATGGGAGGGTGAAAATGGAGAATCACGAAATGTCACATATGGTGAAATGTTCACACTGGTTCAGAAATTTGCAAATGTCCTAAAATCTCTAGGTGTTCAAAAAGATGACAGGGTAACTATCTATCTTCCAATGGTTCCAGAACTCATAGTTTCAATGCTTGCATGTGCACGAATTGGCGCAATACATACTGTAATTTTTTCTGGATTTAGTGCAACCTCAATTAAAGATAGGGTGTCTGATTCAAAATCTAAAATTATCATTACTGCAGATGGAGGGTATAGAAGAGGAAAAATTGTAAAACTCAAAGATGTAATTGATGATGCAATAAAGGATATTGATTTTGTTGAACATGTAGTGGTACTTGAAAGAACTAAAAATAAAATCACAATGAATCCTAAAGATAATCTTTGGAATGATTTAATGAATAACATTTCAGAACTGTGCTCTGCTGAAGCATTACCGAGTGATCATCCTCTTTACATTTTGTATACTTCAGGTACTACTGGAAAACCAAAAGGCGTGTTACATGGTACTGGTGGATACTTGACTCATTTGCATTCAACTTTCAAATGGGCTTTTGACATAAAAGATTCTGATGTCTTTTTTTGCACAGCCGACATCGGTTGGGTTACTGGACATAGTTATGTTGCATATGCTCCATTTCTTCATGGTGCAACACAAGTAATGTATGAAGGTGCACCCGATTTTCCTGATGCGTCAAGAATGTGGGATATTTTACAAAAATACAAAGTAACAATTTTTTACACAACTCCTACTGCATTGAGGATGTTTATGAAATTTGGAGATGAAATCCCAAACTCATTTGATCTTTCAAATTTAAGATTACTTGGTTCTGTAGGTGAGCCAATAAATCCTGAAGTTTGGAAATGGTATTTTAAAACAATTGGAAAAGAAAAATGTCCTATCATTGATACTTGGTGGCAGACTGAAACTGGAGGTATGCTAATATCGCCTCTTCCGGGATTGGAATCTATTCCTCTAAAGCCTGGATCTGGAACCCTCCCAATTCCAGGCGTAGATATCTCGGTAGTTGATGAAATTGGAAAAGATGTTCCTGTAAATACAAAGGGGTATCTTGTAATCAAAAATCCTTGGCCTGGAATGCTTTTGACATTATGGAATGATGATGAAAAATACAAAACAGTATACTGGTCAAAATATGAAAATTGTTATTATCCTGGAGACTATGCTCGAAAAGATGAAGATGGGTATCTTTGGTTACTGGGTAGAGCAGATGATGTTCTAAAAGTTGCAGGTCATCGAATTGGAACTGCGGAACTTGAGAGTTGTATTGTCTCACACCCTAGTGTGGCAGAATCTGCAGTATGTGGAATTCCAGATGAAGTTAAAGGTGAAGTAATTATTGCATTTGTCGTTTTAAAACAAGGTGTAGAGCAGAATTCCAAAATACTGGAAAAAGAAATTATTGATAAAATTAGAAATAATATTGGATCCATAGCAACTCCGAAACAAATCTATTTTGTTTCAAAACTCCCAAAAACCCGCAGTGGAAAAATAATGCGTAGACTACTAAAAGCAATTGGAAACAATGAAAAAATTGGTGATGTGAGTACTTTAGAAGATGGGGCTGCCGTTACTGAAGTTCAACAAGTTTTTGATGAACTTAAAACTTCTATTAAAAATAATTTAGAATGA
- a CDS encoding PAS domain-containing protein, with translation MSQTEARKTLKDAPVMWRRINSIGVILDCNSTYAINLGYTKSEIIGKSIFEHVPKESWKDMNDSLKIWFDTGKVRDRKITFKKQNGETFSGLLQATSLYDENKNVLGSNTVIFDLKQMTDEKINEYKKFFKDSNDKLEEIKEKEYDQMDENSKSEYDGLKEMFEMLSTIDFDELRK, from the coding sequence ATGTCTCAAACCGAAGCTAGGAAAACACTCAAAGACGCCCCAGTTATGTGGAGAAGAATCAATTCCATAGGCGTGATTTTAGATTGTAATTCAACTTATGCGATAAATCTAGGATATACCAAATCAGAGATCATAGGAAAGTCAATTTTTGAACACGTACCAAAAGAGTCTTGGAAAGATATGAATGATTCACTAAAAATTTGGTTCGATACAGGAAAAGTAAGAGACAGGAAAATCACTTTTAAAAAACAAAACGGAGAAACTTTTTCTGGATTATTACAAGCAACAAGTTTGTATGATGAAAATAAAAATGTGCTTGGAAGCAACACAGTAATTTTTGATTTGAAACAAATGACAGATGAAAAAATAAATGAATATAAAAAATTCTTTAAAGATTCAAATGATAAACTAGAAGAGATTAAAGAAAAAGAGTACGATCAGATGGATGAAAATTCAAAATCAGAATATGACGGATTGAAAGAGATGTTTGAAATGTTATCCACGATTGATTTTGACGAGTTAAGAAAATAG
- the fen gene encoding flap endonuclease-1, whose product MGLNLKDLVIREKTTLEAFSNRVIAIDAYNAIYQFLASIRGPDGLQLSDSEGRITSHLSGLLYRNVNFLSLGIKPVYVFDGRPPSLKTAEIERRKQIKKDATVKYEKAVAAGNMEDARKFAQQTTSMKDGMVKESKQFLTYLGIPYIEAPSEGEATAAHLTNTGQAYASASQDYDSILCGAKRLVRNFTTSGRRKIPNRNTYIDILPEIIETQKTLDEIGLTREELIDVGILIGTDFNPNGFERIGPKTAMKLIKQYSRLEDIPQIQEQLQEIDFKQIRNIFLNPEVAEVDEIVFNEVDYEGVTNYLVKERSFSEDRIQSTLNRLKKALEKKSQNLDQWF is encoded by the coding sequence ATGGGGCTTAACCTAAAAGATTTGGTAATCAGAGAGAAAACTACACTTGAGGCATTTTCAAACAGGGTAATTGCGATTGATGCATACAATGCAATTTACCAGTTTTTAGCAAGCATCAGAGGACCAGACGGATTACAATTATCAGATTCAGAAGGGAGAATCACCAGTCATCTTAGCGGTTTACTTTACAGAAATGTAAATTTTTTATCTCTAGGGATAAAGCCAGTCTATGTTTTTGATGGAAGGCCACCATCTCTGAAGACAGCAGAAATTGAGCGCAGAAAACAAATCAAAAAGGATGCGACAGTGAAATACGAAAAAGCAGTAGCAGCAGGAAATATGGAGGATGCACGAAAATTTGCGCAACAAACAACCAGCATGAAAGATGGAATGGTAAAAGAATCAAAACAGTTTCTAACATATTTAGGAATTCCATATATTGAAGCCCCATCAGAAGGAGAGGCAACTGCAGCTCATTTAACAAATACAGGACAAGCATATGCTTCTGCAAGTCAAGACTATGATTCAATTTTATGCGGAGCAAAGAGACTAGTAAGAAATTTTACAACAAGTGGAAGACGAAAGATTCCAAATAGAAATACATACATCGACATACTTCCAGAAATTATTGAAACCCAAAAGACATTAGATGAAATTGGATTGACACGAGAAGAATTAATCGATGTTGGAATTTTGATTGGGACTGATTTTAATCCAAATGGTTTTGAAAGAATTGGTCCAAAAACAGCAATGAAGTTAATCAAACAGTATTCAAGATTGGAAGACATTCCACAAATTCAAGAGCAATTACAAGAGATTGATTTCAAACAAATCCGAAATATATTCTTAAATCCAGAAGTAGCAGAAGTGGATGAAATTGTGTTTAATGAAGTAGACTATGAAGGAGTAACAAATTACCTAGTAAAAGAGAGGAGTTTTTCTGAAGACAGGATTCAATCAACTTTAAATCGATTAAAAAAAGCTCTAGAGAAGAAGAGTCAAAATCTCGATCAATGGTTCTAA
- a CDS encoding nitroreductase family protein: MVSDGVEEKIYPLGYEPEISPDETDPNVRNNLLDFILKSGPTEVVDTDLFAVMAKRRSTRKFLDKPVETTKIDKIIAAADTAPTAGNFQGFEIFYVKSPEKKKKLVEACNKQPYVDAPVVLVFCKNPSRVKLDFSEYILKKFAIQDATLAAGYSQLAAQALGLSSIWIGMFDEQKVMDILETDLVPSSVLCIGYPKQTKFPKPRRNLKDLVHVTW; encoded by the coding sequence ATGGTCTCAGACGGTGTTGAAGAGAAAATTTACCCTTTAGGATATGAACCAGAAATATCTCCTGATGAGACTGATCCTAATGTCAGAAATAACCTACTTGATTTTATCTTAAAATCTGGACCTACTGAAGTTGTAGATACTGATTTGTTTGCTGTAATGGCAAAGAGGCGCTCAACAAGAAAATTCTTAGACAAACCAGTTGAAACTACAAAAATTGATAAAATAATTGCTGCTGCTGATACTGCTCCAACTGCTGGTAATTTTCAGGGTTTTGAGATCTTTTATGTGAAAAGCCCTGAAAAGAAAAAGAAATTAGTTGAAGCCTGTAACAAACAGCCTTATGTTGATGCTCCTGTTGTTTTGGTTTTCTGTAAAAATCCCTCAAGAGTAAAACTTGATTTCTCTGAATATATTTTGAAAAAATTTGCAATACAGGATGCTACTTTGGCTGCTGGATATTCTCAATTGGCAGCTCAAGCTCTTGGATTAAGTTCCATTTGGATTGGTATGTTTGATGAACAAAAGGTGATGGATATACTTGAAACTGATCTAGTTCCTTCATCTGTGCTTTGCATAGGTTATCCAAAACAAACTAAATTCCCAAAACCTCGTCGAAATCTCAAGGATTTGGTACATGTTACTTGGTAA
- a CDS encoding Lrp/AsnC ligand binding domain-containing protein has protein sequence MTDAYVMLNCELGAEAEIIDQLKEIEQVVDVFETIGTHDMMVKLQAENFEKIREIISWNIQKLKKVRSTATLIKKDN, from the coding sequence ATGACTGATGCATATGTTATGCTTAATTGTGAGCTTGGTGCAGAAGCTGAAATAATTGATCAATTAAAAGAGATTGAACAAGTTGTGGATGTGTTTGAAACAATTGGAACTCACGATATGATGGTAAAACTACAAGCAGAAAATTTTGAAAAGATTCGTGAGATTATCTCGTGGAATATCCAAAAACTAAAAAAAGTCCGTTCTACTGCAACCTTGATAAAAAAAGATAATTAA
- a CDS encoding SRPBCC family protein translates to MVVQLKFKIQYILEDGMAKKTFHTGTVKKTIKIKASKDKVWRKISNITGLPTWVVDVKKTVYLSKKKKDVGAVRLITFADGNRIEEHVVAWKKGEYFTYIATEGLPLRAYVATISIKPKSKNLVELTWQSYLNSKKMSEKQFLDFVVFLGAFYEASLENLKTSLEK, encoded by the coding sequence ATGGTTGTACAACTAAAATTTAAAATTCAGTATATTTTAGAGGATGGCATGGCAAAAAAAACATTCCATACAGGAACAGTCAAAAAAACAATCAAAATTAAAGCATCAAAAGACAAAGTATGGAGAAAAATAAGCAATATCACAGGATTGCCAACATGGGTAGTCGATGTAAAAAAAACAGTCTATCTATCTAAAAAGAAAAAAGATGTGGGAGCAGTTAGATTGATCACATTTGCAGACGGAAATAGAATTGAAGAGCATGTAGTAGCCTGGAAAAAAGGAGAATATTTTACATATATCGCAACAGAAGGATTGCCATTAAGAGCATATGTTGCAACGATTTCAATAAAGCCAAAATCTAAAAATCTTGTTGAATTGACATGGCAATCATATCTTAACAGTAAGAAAATGTCTGAAAAACAATTCTTAGATTTTGTAGTGTTTTTGGGAGCATTTTACGAGGCATCTCTTGAAAATCTCAAAACATCTCTTGAAAAATAA
- a CDS encoding Mov34/MPN/PAD-1 family protein — protein sequence MLFKKKKFERKIILKKEVHDSILSFCQMKHPNEGILILKGKSKNGEIKIDGLVIPPFSETGPTFAGFPHSFLPFDMSYVGIVHSHPSGSAEPSVTDLHNFFGLVSMIVKSPYDDDSIFAWDSNGNSIPLSIE from the coding sequence GTGTTATTCAAAAAGAAAAAGTTTGAACGTAAAATAATTTTGAAAAAAGAAGTTCATGACAGTATTTTGTCATTTTGTCAAATGAAACATCCTAATGAAGGAATTTTGATTTTGAAAGGAAAATCAAAAAATGGTGAGATAAAAATCGATGGACTTGTAATTCCTCCTTTTAGTGAAACTGGTCCTACTTTTGCCGGATTTCCACATTCCTTTTTGCCTTTTGATATGAGTTATGTTGGAATTGTTCACTCTCACCCAAGCGGCTCTGCAGAACCATCTGTAACTGATTTGCATAATTTCTTTGGGTTAGTATCAATGATCGTAAAGTCTCCCTACGATGATGATTCTATTTTTGCATGGGATAGTAATGGCAATTCCATTCCTCTCTCAATTGAATAA
- a CDS encoding ABC transporter permease produces MSNITPQEIKQEFLKSKMGIAGIAILLILVSTSIVAIIAIPVETFQEWNNPSNWISNPKVAIPIWVNIFLTEKIPEHKILKEPNIEKITNTGIELTSHQFGLNFDYDGFPNDFIYEFSSEYSGSPLLQMSVIRPDGIKIDLLTTSLPYSNEKTTHSERIFSTDHAIKKNLSLQSENFEFKFERLSAEDIVFSKTHVNEPLKGNYIFSVDLYGVNSENQIYESKLIVGGKAFGIMGTDELRRDLAIGLLWGTPLALFIGLVVSIASVVAGLLYGVYAGYKGKKTDEVMMRFNDVIYALPALPFLIILSVTISNSIFVMVGFLMIFGWVGIAKVSRSMSLQIKTRGYVDAANMMGQKDSKIILKHIVPQLLPYAFASIAISVPAAITTEAGLSFLGLGDPTFPTWGQILHDANTFGAAARGMWWWIMPPGVMIAITGLAFVFIGNALDAIVNPKLKR; encoded by the coding sequence TTGAGCAACATTACACCTCAAGAGATCAAGCAAGAATTTCTCAAAAGCAAGATGGGAATTGCGGGAATTGCGATCCTTTTGATATTGGTGTCAACTTCAATTGTGGCAATAATTGCAATTCCTGTAGAAACATTCCAAGAGTGGAATAACCCCAGCAACTGGATTTCAAATCCAAAAGTAGCAATTCCGATTTGGGTTAACATATTTTTGACTGAAAAAATTCCAGAACATAAAATTTTGAAAGAGCCAAACATTGAAAAAATAACAAATACAGGAATCGAATTGACATCACATCAGTTTGGATTAAATTTTGATTATGATGGCTTTCCAAATGATTTCATCTATGAGTTTTCATCAGAATATTCAGGATCCCCACTATTACAAATGTCAGTAATTCGACCAGATGGGATCAAAATTGATTTACTGACAACATCACTGCCTTATTCAAACGAAAAGACTACACACAGTGAAAGAATTTTTTCGACAGATCATGCAATAAAGAAAAATCTCTCATTGCAATCAGAAAATTTTGAATTCAAATTTGAAAGACTGTCTGCAGAAGACATTGTGTTTTCAAAAACTCACGTAAATGAGCCATTAAAAGGAAATTACATATTTTCTGTAGATCTGTATGGAGTAAACTCTGAAAATCAAATTTACGAATCAAAATTGATTGTGGGCGGAAAGGCATTTGGAATTATGGGAACTGATGAACTAAGGAGAGATTTAGCAATAGGGTTACTTTGGGGAACGCCTTTAGCATTATTCATAGGTCTAGTGGTATCCATTGCATCGGTAGTTGCAGGATTACTTTATGGGGTATATGCAGGATACAAAGGCAAAAAGACAGATGAGGTAATGATGAGATTCAACGATGTCATCTATGCATTGCCAGCACTACCATTTCTCATAATTCTTTCAGTAACAATCAGCAATAGCATATTTGTGATGGTAGGATTTTTGATGATTTTTGGATGGGTAGGTATAGCAAAGGTATCAAGAAGCATGTCACTTCAAATTAAAACTCGAGGCTATGTCGATGCAGCAAATATGATGGGTCAAAAAGATTCTAAAATCATTTTAAAACATATTGTACCTCAATTATTACCATATGCATTTGCAAGTATTGCAATTTCGGTTCCAGCAGCAATCACCACCGAAGCAGGTCTAAGTTTTTTAGGGTTGGGGGATCCTACATTTCCAACATGGGGACAAATCTTGCATGATGCAAATACATTTGGGGCAGCAGCCAGAGGAATGTGGTGGTGGATTATGCCTCCAGGAGTAATGATTGCAATTACAGGGTTGGCCTTTGTGTTTATAGGCAATGCTCTTGATGCAATAGTTAATCCTAAACTAAAAAGATAA
- a CDS encoding ABC transporter permease, translating to MKRYVATRMATMFGVLMITLLITIALVGSNMDAILKQGIVFQVRSEITDNPSIAESFSSVEEFEGFIQTQIDQRIQILGLDEPWYSPQRIGVTMYKIMLLDFGHATFLTSDEGSSDVKDILFEKLPRTVLLFTTATIIISIIGIFLGAFSSSKVGSGIDRITSSFAIISSSFPVWWIGMLMIFLFAFTWQVFPARATPDIPSSDPAYIGSLLYHMALPLITIVMIGFGSWAYLVRNFMVGIMQEDFIMAKKTIGIKQKKIIYTHALKNAAPPIVTILALSLSGSLGGAIITEAVFDWPGMGRLYFEAITVMDLPVIIGATYLLTVFFLISIFIADLLYGYFDPRVRTGN from the coding sequence ATGAAAAGATATGTAGCCACTAGAATGGCGACTATGTTTGGAGTTTTGATGATAACTCTATTGATTACAATAGCACTTGTAGGCTCAAATATGGATGCGATTCTAAAACAAGGAATTGTATTTCAGGTAAGATCAGAGATAACAGACAACCCATCCATTGCAGAAAGTTTTTCATCAGTAGAGGAATTTGAGGGATTCATTCAAACTCAGATTGATCAAAGAATTCAGATTTTAGGATTAGATGAACCGTGGTATTCGCCTCAAAGAATAGGAGTGACAATGTATAAGATCATGTTATTAGATTTTGGCCATGCAACATTTTTGACCAGTGATGAAGGGTCTTCAGATGTTAAAGACATACTGTTTGAAAAACTTCCAAGAACAGTATTGCTATTCACAACAGCTACAATCATCATTTCAATCATTGGAATATTTCTCGGAGCTTTTTCTAGTAGCAAAGTAGGTTCTGGAATAGATAGAATTACATCAAGTTTTGCAATCATTAGTTCCAGTTTTCCTGTATGGTGGATAGGAATGTTAATGATATTTCTATTTGCGTTTACATGGCAAGTATTTCCTGCCAGAGCAACACCAGATATCCCATCATCGGATCCAGCATATATTGGATCCTTGCTATACCATATGGCACTACCATTAATCACAATTGTAATGATTGGGTTTGGTTCATGGGCATATCTTGTAAGAAATTTCATGGTGGGAATAATGCAAGAGGATTTTATCATGGCAAAAAAAACAATCGGAATTAAACAAAAGAAGATAATTTACACTCATGCATTGAAAAATGCAGCACCGCCAATTGTGACAATATTAGCATTAAGTTTGTCAGGATCATTAGGAGGGGCAATAATTACAGAAGCTGTTTTTGATTGGCCAGGAATGGGAAGATTATATTTTGAAGCAATTACAGTGATGGATCTTCCAGTAATTATCGGTGCAACATATCTGCTAACAGTATTTTTTCTAATCAGCATATTCATTGCAGATTTGCTTTATGGATATTTTGATCCTAGAGTGAGGACAGGGAATTGA